A window of the Brassica oleracea var. oleracea cultivar TO1000 chromosome C1, BOL, whole genome shotgun sequence genome harbors these coding sequences:
- the LOC106297430 gene encoding uncharacterized protein LOC106297430, translating into MIRNDTHFWSPAHSDGLSESDLSKIHDTIKKRNLYHIPRLNFCCDCLERIEDDDFRSGCNSCGKQWHLRCIPSSPAVINHPFHAYHPLELLIDVPPEHSKGKCDACKEELKSYFYHCSLCNFSMHVRCSRNPPPPKVKTSKCHERELFCMVRNDTFTCNACGTHGERCPYVCAPCGVMFHRECIDLPHVININRHDHRVSHTYSLGFGNWKCMICHKMVDWRYGAYSCSTCPDYVVHSKCATRVDVWDGEELEGVPEETFVVSPFREIEKGLTIEHFSHKDHFLIKIDEEDDILDVSIRCEACVRPIFSETHYKCMQCDDFFIHETCANLPLRKRHWLSTKPFYLNANKDESKSLFRCDACETTSNGFKYESEGPEGVISLDIRCAFVISSVSLECHTHTLFLTTMDRGTCGGCKVSEQYVLRCTESECECDFSLCLACATLPEKIKRKGDEHFLFLRHGEKASGKYWCEVCEAVLDPREEWFYTCDVSGVTFHIKCVVGEFPNAKPGFTYHYHCVLGEDPALMYARYHRPVQGEKAEKIELVHNNRITRPNCATCGSRCLRPLILKLKLVNTYEVYCCDVKCSLQFLMNTTKKYQDLHKKMYGETSWPSGQSFVVSTSNPGIRFSDNTVILRLQDRM; encoded by the coding sequence ATGATAAGAAACGATACCCACTTTTGGTCCCCCGCCCATAGCGATGGGCTTTCTGAATCAGATCTGTCGAAGATCCATGATACTATAAAAAAGAGAAATCTTTATCATATTCCTCGTCTGAATTTTTGTTGTGACTGTCTGGAACGCATTGAAGACGATGATTTTCGCTCCGGCTGCAATTCATGTGGCAAGCAGTGGCATCTTCGTTGCATCCCAAGTTCACCGGCCGTTATAAACCACCCGTTCCACGCGTACCATCCGCTCGAGCTTCTCATTGATGTCCCACCTGAACACTCTAAGGGGAAATGCGATGCATGTAAGGAAGAACTCAAGAGCTATTTCTACCATTGTTCGTTATGCAATTTCAGCATGCACGTGAGGTGTTCCAGGAACCCGCCACCACCCAAGGTGAAAACTTCGAAGTGCCACGAGCGTGAACTCTTCTGTATGGTTAGAAATGACACCTTCACATGCAACGCTTGTGGTACGCATGGTGAACGATGCCCTTACGTATGCGCTCCATGCGGTGTTATGTTCCACCGGGAATGTATCGATCTACCACACGTCATAAACATCAATCGCCACGACCACCGGGTCTCTCACACCTATTCTCTTGGTTTTGGGAATTGGAAATGCATGATTTGTCACAAGATGGTGGACTGGAGGTACGGGGCTTATTCTTGTTCCACATGTCCTGATTATGTCGTTCACTCAAAATGCGCAACTAGAGTTGATGTGTGGGATGGTGAAGAGCTGGAAGGGGTGCCTGAAGAAACTTTTGTTGTTTCGCCATTCAGAGAGATTGAAAAGGGACTTACAATTGAACATTTCTCCCATAAAGACCATTTCTTAATTAAGATTGATGAAGAGGATGATATACTTGATGTAAGCATCCGTTGTGAAGCTTGCGTCCGCCCTATTTTTTCTGAGACGCACTACAAGTGTATGCAATGCGACGACTTTTTCATCCACGAAACATGTGCTAATCTTCCTCTTCGAAAGCGACATTGGCTCTCCACGAAGCCGTTTTATTTAAACGCCAATAAGGATGAAAGCAAATCTCTCTTTCGATGCGATGCATGTGAAACAACATCCAACGGTTTCAAGTACGAGAGTGAGGGTCCTGAAGGAGTAATATCACTAGATATTCGGTGTGCGTTCGTGATCTCATCAGTATCACTAGAATGTCACACACATACCCTCTTTCTCACTACGATGGACAGGGGCACTTGTGGGGGCTGTAAAGTCTCCGAACAGTATGTGCTGCGTTGTACTGAATCTGAATGTGAATGTGATTTCTCCTTGTGCTTGGCGTGTGCTACTCTACCGGAAAAGATAAAACGCAAAGGTGATGAGCATTTTCTATTCTTGCGCCATGGTGAGAAAGCCAGCGGTAAGTATTGGTGTGAAGTTTGTGAAGCCGTTTTAGATCCACGTGAGGAATGGTTTTACACATGCGATGTTTCCGGAGTCACGTTTCATATTAAGTGTGTGGTTGGGGAGTTTCCAAATGCTAAGCCAGGATTCACTTATCATTATCATTGTGTGCTAGGGGAGGATCCGGCACTCATGTACGCAAGATACCACCGTCCCGTCCAGGGGGAGAAGGCGGAGAAAATAGAACTTGTTCACAATAACCGTATTACGAGACCAAATTGCGCCACATGCGGCTCTCGTTGCCTACGTCCCCTTATTTTAAAGCTCAAATTGGTGAATACATATGAGGTTTATTGTTGTGATGTTAAATGTTCTCTCCAGTTTTTGATGAACACCACAAAAAAATATCAAGACCTACATAAAAAAATGTATGGCGAAACATCGTGGCCTAGTGGTCAGAGTTTTGTGGTTTCTACATCAAATCCGGGGATTCGATTCTCAGATAATACAGTTATCTTGAGATTACAGGATCGTATGTAA
- the LOC106292826 gene encoding uncharacterized protein LOC106292826, with amino-acid sequence MMRIDEHFWSPAHSHELSEDDLWKIIDIVKEENLFRSPVLYFCCDCLEPIADNDRRCRCSLCTKQWHLRCIPASPDDIHHPFHSYHPLKLLIDVPPHNSKRECDACQEELQSYFYHCSMCDFSMHVRCSKDPPPPIVETAKCHEHTLTCMVRNDTFTCNACGTHGERCPYVCAPCGVMFHRECINLPHVININRHDHRVSHTYSLGFGKRKCMICHKKVDWRYGAYSCSKCPDYYVVHSKCATRVDVWDGEELEGVAEGAAH; translated from the coding sequence ATGATGAGGATCGATGAACACTTCTGGTCCCCTGCCCATAGCCATGAGCTTTCTGAAGATGATCTGTGGAAGATCATTGATATTGTAAAAGAGGAAAATCTTTTTCGTTCTCCTGTTCTGTATTTTTGTTGCGACTGTCTGGAGCCCATTGCAGACAATGATCGTCGATGCCGTTGCAGTTTATGCACCAAGCAGTGGCATCTTCGTTGCATCCCAGCCTCACCGGACGATATACACCACCCGTTCCACTCATACCATCCGCTCAAGCTTCTCATTGATGTCCCACCTCATAACTCCAAGAGGGAATGCGATGCATGTCAGGAAGAACTCCAGAGCTATTTCTACCATTGTTCGATGTGCGATTTCAGCATGCACGTGAGGTGTTCCAAGGACCCCCCACCACCGATTGTGGAAACAGCAAAGTGCCACGAGCATACACTGACCTGTATGGTTAGAAATGACACCTTCACATGCAACGCTTGTGGTACGCATGGTGAACGATGCCCTTATGTATGCGCTCCATGCGGTGTTATGTTCCACCGGGAATGTATCAACCTACCACACGTCATAAACATCAATCGCCACGACCACAGGGTCTCTCACACCTATTCTCTTGGTTTTGGGAAGAGGAAATGCATGATTTGTCACAAGAAGGTGGACTGGAGGTACGGAGCATATTCCTGTTCGAAATGTCCTGATTATTATGTCGTTCACTCCAAATGCGCAACTAGAGTTGATGTGTGGGATGGGGAAGAGCTCGAAGGGGTGGCTGAAGGAGCCGCACACTGA